The proteins below are encoded in one region of Pseudoduganella armeniaca:
- a CDS encoding heme-degrading domain-containing protein translates to MQDDYATLLKELENEEQQLQFDAFSNADALRLGSALVERAGALGKAVTVDITRNGHQLFHHAMDGTSPDNANWIRRKNNVVQRFGRSSWHVGTRYRSKGKSFEADSGLDSADFAAHGGAFPLALRGTGVIGTVTVSGLPQQEDHELVTRVLREYLDTLR, encoded by the coding sequence GTGCAGGATGATTACGCAACCCTGTTGAAGGAGCTCGAGAACGAAGAACAGCAGTTGCAGTTCGACGCGTTCTCGAATGCGGATGCACTGCGGCTCGGCAGCGCGCTCGTCGAGCGTGCCGGCGCACTGGGCAAGGCCGTAACGGTCGACATTACGCGCAATGGACACCAGCTGTTCCATCACGCCATGGATGGCACGTCGCCCGACAATGCCAACTGGATACGTCGCAAGAACAACGTGGTGCAGCGGTTCGGCCGCAGCTCCTGGCACGTGGGCACACGCTACCGCAGCAAAGGCAAATCGTTCGAGGCCGACAGCGGCCTCGATAGTGCGGACTTCGCCGCACATGGCGGGGCATTCCCGCTCGCCCTTCGCGGCACGGGCGTGATCGGCACGGTCACGGTATCCGGCCTGCCGCAACAGGAAGACCATGAGCTGGTGACGCGGGTCTTGCGCGAATACCTGGATACGCTGCGATAA
- a CDS encoding CaiB/BaiF CoA transferase family protein, which produces MQTISTPAPSQEQRPAALGHIRVLDLSRVLAGPWCSQNLADLGADVIKIERPGAGDDTRAWGPPYAKDAEGRDTREAAYYLAANRGKRSVTVDISTEQGQALIRALAAQSDVVLENYKVGQLKRYGLDYESLKAVKPDIVYCSVTGFGQDGPYAHRAGYDFLIQGMGGLMSVTGERDDLPGGGPQKAGVALCDLMTGMYATIAVQAALIHRDRTGEGQYIDMALLDVQVAMLANMGSNYLNSGKAPKRWGNAHPNIVPYQTFACADGHIIVATGNDGQYVKFVEAGGRPELATDPRFVTNPLRVQNRDILVPILAEMVATKTRDEWIALLEAVNVPCGPINDLDDVYKNPQVQARGMVVEVPHPTAGSTKLVRSPMRLSASPADVRTAPPTLGQHTDEVLGELLGHTAEDIAALRAAGVL; this is translated from the coding sequence ATGCAAACCATTTCCACTCCGGCACCCTCGCAAGAACAGCGGCCGGCGGCCCTGGGCCACATCCGCGTGCTCGACCTGTCGCGCGTGCTGGCCGGCCCCTGGTGCTCGCAGAACCTGGCGGACCTGGGCGCCGACGTCATCAAGATCGAGCGCCCCGGCGCCGGCGACGACACGCGCGCCTGGGGCCCGCCGTACGCCAAGGACGCGGAAGGCCGCGACACGCGCGAGGCCGCCTATTACCTGGCCGCGAACCGCGGCAAGCGCTCCGTTACCGTCGACATCTCGACCGAACAGGGCCAGGCCCTGATCCGTGCGCTGGCCGCGCAGTCGGACGTGGTGCTGGAGAACTACAAGGTGGGCCAGCTCAAGCGCTATGGCCTCGACTACGAGTCGCTGAAGGCCGTCAAGCCCGATATCGTCTACTGCTCCGTGACGGGCTTCGGCCAGGACGGCCCCTACGCCCACCGGGCCGGCTACGATTTCCTGATCCAGGGCATGGGCGGCCTGATGAGCGTGACGGGCGAGCGCGACGACCTGCCCGGCGGCGGCCCGCAAAAGGCCGGCGTGGCGCTGTGCGACCTGATGACGGGCATGTACGCCACCATCGCCGTCCAGGCCGCGCTGATCCACCGCGACCGCACCGGGGAAGGCCAGTACATCGATATGGCGCTGCTGGACGTGCAGGTGGCGATGCTGGCCAATATGGGCAGCAACTACCTGAACAGCGGCAAGGCGCCCAAGCGCTGGGGCAATGCCCACCCGAATATCGTGCCGTACCAGACGTTTGCCTGCGCGGACGGCCACATCATCGTCGCCACCGGCAATGACGGCCAGTACGTCAAGTTCGTCGAGGCCGGCGGCCGCCCCGAACTGGCGACGGACCCGCGCTTCGTGACCAACCCGCTGCGCGTGCAGAACCGCGACATCCTGGTGCCGATCCTGGCCGAGATGGTGGCAACGAAAACAAGGGACGAATGGATCGCGCTGCTGGAGGCCGTCAACGTGCCATGCGGCCCGATCAACGACCTGGACGACGTCTACAAGAATCCGCAGGTGCAGGCGCGCGGCATGGTCGTCGAGGTACCCCACCCGACGGCCGGCAGCACGAAGCTGGTGCGCAGCCCGATGCGCCTGTCGGCCTCCCCCGCCGACGTGCGCACGGCGCCGCCCACGCTGGGCCAGCATACCGACGAGGTGCTGGGGGAGCTGCTGGGGCACACGGCCGAGGATATCGCGGCGCTGCGGGCGGCCGGGGTGTTGTAA
- the ugpQ gene encoding glycerophosphodiester phosphodiesterase, whose product MWPYPTMIAHRGGGTTAPENTLAALAAGLRHGYHAVEFDVMLSRDGVGVIMHDPDFGRTVPGPGSVAATDAADLAALDAGSWFGPEHAGEPVPLFVPFAEYCKGHDIWMNIEIKPAPGHDVATGRWVADTVRQLFADESDQARLPLLSSFSAAALRAARAAAPGLPRALAFGALPPDWEGQARELGVLSVHVDHNELTPALAQAVKAAGFGLFCYTVNDPVRARQLLGWGVDAICTDRIDLLPADFR is encoded by the coding sequence ATGTGGCCCTATCCGACAATGATCGCCCACCGGGGCGGTGGCACCACGGCGCCCGAGAACACCCTCGCCGCGCTGGCGGCCGGGCTGCGCCACGGCTACCACGCCGTCGAGTTCGACGTGATGCTGTCGCGCGATGGGGTCGGCGTGATCATGCACGACCCGGACTTCGGGCGCACGGTGCCCGGCCCCGGCAGCGTGGCCGCAACCGATGCGGCCGACCTGGCCGCGCTCGACGCCGGCAGCTGGTTCGGCCCCGAGCACGCCGGCGAGCCGGTGCCCCTGTTCGTGCCATTTGCCGAATACTGCAAGGGCCACGACATCTGGATGAACATCGAGATCAAGCCGGCGCCGGGGCACGACGTGGCGACCGGCCGCTGGGTGGCGGACACGGTGCGCCAGCTGTTCGCGGACGAAAGCGACCAGGCCCGGCTGCCGCTGCTGTCGTCCTTCAGCGCGGCCGCGTTGCGCGCGGCCCGCGCCGCCGCGCCCGGGCTGCCGCGCGCGCTGGCGTTCGGCGCACTGCCGCCGGACTGGGAAGGCCAGGCGCGCGAACTGGGCGTGCTGTCGGTCCACGTCGACCACAACGAATTGACGCCCGCGTTGGCGCAAGCCGTCAAGGCGGCCGGTTTCGGCCTGTTCTGCTATACCGTCAACGATCCGGTGCGGGCGCGCCAGCTGCTGGGCTGGGGCGTCGACGCCATCTGCACCGACCGGATCGACCTGCTGCCGGCCGATTTTCGCTGA
- the alaS gene encoding alanine--tRNA ligase, whose amino-acid sequence MKSSEIREKFLKFFESKGHTIVRSSPLVPGNDPTMLLTNSGMVQFKDVFLGLDSRPYSRATSVQRCVRAGGKHNDLENVGYTARHHTFFEMLGNFSFGDYFKRDAIAYAWELLTKVYMLPAEKLTVTVYQEDDEAYDIWANEIGVPRERIIRIGDNKGARYASDNFWQMADTGPCGPCTEIFYDHGAEIFGGPPGSPDEDGDRFIEIWNLVFMQFNRDEQGNMTKLPKPCVDTGMGMERLAAVLQHVHSNYEIDLFQNLIKAAARETGVEDLESKSLRVIADHIRAASFLIVDGIIPSSEGHGYVLRRIIRRALRHGHKLGQTKPFFYKLAADLNTEMGTAYPELTEKLAYVQQVLKTEEERFGETLENGMKILEAQLAKDAQKLDGATAFTLYDTYGFPLDLTADICRERGVTLDEAGFAEAMENQKKTARAAGKFKMAANVEYSGAKTNFVGYEQLTFDSTVIALYSNGAPVQELKAGEQGIVVLDTTPFYAESGGQVGDQGVIQSTTAKFSVEDTLKIQADVFGQHGVLENGTLKVGDKVSALVDTEKRNRTIRNHSATHLMHKALREVLGGHVAQKGSLVDPDKTRFDFSHNAPVTAEQIAQVEAIVNREILENHPTKAQHMSFDDAVKHGAMALFGEKYGDQVRVLDIGSSKELCGGVHVNRTGDIGLFKIVSEGGVAAGIRRIEAVTGEGALALVQSMTRRLNEAAAALKATPEEITSRIGQVQDQVKALEKELNALKSKLASGQGDELATKAVDVKGIKVLAATMEGADVAALRETMDKLKDKLKTAAIVLASVADGKVSLIAGVTADSIGKVKAGELVNFVAQQVGGKGGGRPDMAQAGGTNPAALPEALAGVAGWVEGKL is encoded by the coding sequence ATGAAATCATCTGAAATCCGCGAGAAGTTCCTCAAATTCTTCGAGTCCAAGGGTCACACGATCGTCCGTTCCAGCCCGCTGGTGCCAGGCAACGATCCGACCATGCTGCTGACGAACTCGGGCATGGTGCAGTTCAAGGACGTGTTCCTGGGCCTGGACAGCCGTCCGTATTCCCGTGCCACCTCGGTGCAGCGCTGCGTGCGCGCCGGCGGCAAGCACAACGACCTGGAAAACGTCGGCTACACGGCGCGTCACCACACGTTCTTCGAAATGCTGGGTAACTTCAGCTTCGGCGATTACTTCAAGCGCGACGCCATCGCCTACGCCTGGGAGCTGCTGACCAAGGTGTACATGCTGCCGGCCGAGAAGCTGACCGTGACGGTGTACCAGGAAGACGACGAAGCCTACGACATCTGGGCCAACGAAATCGGCGTGCCGCGCGAGCGCATCATCCGCATCGGCGACAACAAGGGCGCGCGCTACGCGTCGGACAACTTCTGGCAAATGGCCGACACCGGCCCATGCGGTCCGTGCACCGAGATCTTCTACGACCACGGCGCCGAGATCTTCGGCGGTCCTCCCGGTTCGCCGGACGAAGACGGCGACCGCTTCATCGAGATCTGGAACCTGGTGTTCATGCAGTTCAACCGCGATGAACAAGGCAATATGACGAAGCTGCCGAAGCCGTGCGTGGACACCGGCATGGGCATGGAGCGCCTGGCCGCCGTGCTGCAGCACGTGCACAGCAACTACGAGATCGACCTGTTCCAGAACCTGATCAAGGCAGCGGCCCGCGAGACCGGCGTGGAAGACCTGGAAAGCAAGTCGCTGCGCGTCATCGCCGACCACATCCGCGCCGCCTCGTTCCTGATCGTCGACGGCATCATCCCGAGCTCGGAAGGCCACGGCTACGTCCTGCGCCGCATCATCCGCCGCGCGCTGCGCCACGGCCACAAGCTGGGCCAGACGAAACCGTTCTTCTACAAGCTGGCCGCCGACCTGAACACGGAAATGGGCACCGCCTATCCGGAGCTGACGGAAAAGCTGGCCTACGTCCAGCAGGTGCTGAAGACGGAAGAGGAGCGCTTCGGCGAGACGCTGGAAAACGGCATGAAGATCCTGGAAGCGCAGCTGGCCAAGGACGCCCAGAAGCTGGACGGCGCCACCGCCTTCACCTTGTACGACACCTACGGCTTCCCGCTGGACCTGACGGCCGACATCTGCCGCGAGCGCGGCGTGACCCTGGACGAAGCGGGCTTCGCCGAGGCGATGGAAAACCAGAAGAAGACGGCGCGCGCGGCCGGCAAGTTCAAGATGGCCGCCAACGTCGAGTACAGCGGCGCCAAGACCAATTTCGTCGGCTACGAGCAGCTGACGTTCGACTCCACCGTGATCGCGCTGTACAGCAATGGCGCACCGGTGCAGGAGCTGAAGGCGGGCGAGCAGGGCATCGTCGTGCTGGACACGACGCCGTTCTACGCCGAATCGGGCGGCCAGGTAGGCGACCAGGGCGTGATCCAGAGCACGACCGCCAAGTTCAGCGTGGAAGACACGCTGAAGATCCAGGCCGACGTGTTCGGCCAGCACGGCGTGCTGGAAAACGGCACGCTGAAGGTGGGCGACAAGGTGTCGGCGCTGGTCGATACCGAGAAGCGCAACCGCACGATCCGCAATCACTCGGCCACGCACCTGATGCACAAGGCGCTGCGTGAAGTGCTGGGCGGCCACGTGGCACAGAAAGGCTCGCTGGTCGATCCGGACAAGACCCGTTTCGACTTCAGCCACAACGCACCCGTGACGGCCGAGCAGATCGCCCAGGTCGAGGCGATCGTCAACCGCGAGATCCTGGAAAACCACCCGACCAAGGCGCAGCACATGTCGTTCGACGACGCCGTCAAGCATGGCGCCATGGCGCTGTTCGGAGAGAAGTACGGTGACCAGGTGCGCGTGCTGGACATCGGCTCCTCGAAGGAACTGTGCGGCGGCGTGCACGTCAACCGCACGGGCGACATCGGCCTGTTCAAGATCGTCTCCGAAGGCGGCGTGGCGGCGGGGATTCGCCGTATCGAAGCGGTGACGGGCGAGGGCGCGCTGGCGCTGGTGCAGTCGATGACGCGCCGTCTGAACGAAGCCGCGGCCGCACTGAAGGCCACGCCGGAAGAGATCACCAGCCGCATCGGCCAGGTGCAGGACCAGGTCAAGGCGCTGGAGAAGGAACTGAACGCGCTGAAGTCGAAGCTGGCGTCCGGCCAGGGCGACGAGCTGGCGACCAAGGCCGTCGACGTCAAGGGCATCAAGGTGCTGGCTGCCACGATGGAAGGCGCCGACGTGGCCGCGCTGCGCGAGACGATGGACAAGCTCAAGGACAAGCTGAAGACGGCCGCCATCGTGCTGGCCAGCGTGGCCGACGGCAAGGTCAGCCTGATCGCCGGCGTGACCGCCGATTCGATCGGCAAGGTCAAGGCCGGCGAGCTGGTCAACTTCGTCGCCCAGCAGGTAGGCGGCAAGGGCGGCGGCCGTCCCGACATGGCCCAGGCTGGCGGGACCAACCCGGCCGCGCTGCCGGAAGCGCTGGCCGGCGTGGCTGGCTGGGTCGAGGGCAAGCTGTAA
- a CDS encoding sulfurtransferase TusA family protein: protein MEFHKELDARGLNCPLPILKAKKALAELESGQVLRIMATDPGSVRDFQAFAKQTGNPLLSHVQHGAEFTFLMQRK, encoded by the coding sequence ATGGAATTTCATAAGGAACTCGATGCACGCGGTTTGAATTGCCCGCTGCCGATCCTGAAGGCGAAGAAAGCCCTGGCCGAACTGGAAAGCGGACAGGTGCTGCGTATCATGGCAACCGACCCTGGTTCCGTGCGCGACTTCCAGGCCTTTGCCAAGCAGACGGGTAACCCGCTGCTGTCGCATGTCCAGCATGGCGCGGAATTCACGTTCCTGATGCAACGAAAATAA
- a CDS encoding electron transfer flavoprotein subunit beta/FixA family protein, protein MKVLVPVKRVVDYNVKVRVKSDGTGVDIANVKMSMNPFDEIAMEEATRLKEAGKVTEVVAVSCGVTQCQETLRTGMAIGADRGILVETTADLEPLAVAKLLKALADKEQPQLIILGKQAIDDDSNQTGQMLAALLGWPQATFASKVVLEDGKATVTREVDGGLETVALTLPAIVTTDLRLNEPRYVTLPNIMKAKKKPLETVKPEDLGVDVAPRLKTLKVVEPAKRSAGIKVPDVATLVSKLRTEAKVI, encoded by the coding sequence ATGAAAGTCCTGGTACCTGTCAAACGCGTGGTCGACTACAACGTCAAGGTGCGCGTCAAGTCCGACGGCACTGGCGTCGATATCGCCAACGTCAAAATGTCGATGAATCCGTTCGACGAGATCGCAATGGAAGAAGCGACCCGCCTGAAGGAAGCGGGCAAGGTGACCGAAGTGGTGGCCGTCTCCTGCGGCGTCACCCAGTGCCAGGAAACCCTGCGCACCGGCATGGCGATCGGCGCCGACCGCGGCATCCTGGTCGAGACGACCGCCGACCTGGAGCCGTTGGCCGTGGCCAAGCTGCTCAAGGCGCTGGCCGACAAGGAGCAGCCGCAGCTGATCATCCTGGGCAAGCAGGCCATCGACGACGACTCCAACCAGACCGGCCAGATGCTGGCGGCCCTGCTGGGTTGGCCGCAGGCGACGTTCGCGTCGAAAGTGGTGCTGGAAGACGGCAAGGCGACCGTGACCCGCGAAGTGGACGGCGGCCTGGAAACGGTGGCCCTCACCCTGCCGGCCATCGTCACCACCGACCTGCGCCTGAACGAGCCGCGCTACGTGACGCTGCCGAACATCATGAAGGCGAAGAAGAAGCCGCTGGAAACCGTCAAGCCGGAAGACCTGGGCGTGGACGTGGCGCCGCGCCTGAAGACGCTGAAGGTCGTCGAGCCGGCCAAGCGTTCCGCCGGCATCAAGGTACCGGACGTCGCAACGCTGGTGTCGAAGCTGCGCACCGAAGCCAAAGTTATCTAA
- a CDS encoding electron transfer flavoprotein subunit alpha/FixB family protein, which translates to MVALVIAEHDNASLKGSTHHTVTAAAQAGGEVHVLVAGANAGAAAEQAAQIAGVTKVLVADAPHFADGLAENVAEQILALAGSYSHILAPATAYGKNILPRVAAKLDVAQISEITKVDSPDTFERPIYAGNAIATVQSSDKVKVITVRTTGFDAAAASGGSAAVENVSAVGDVGKSSFVGRELAKSDRPELTAAKIIVSGGRGIGSADNFKLLEPLADKLGAAMGASRAAVDAGFVPNDWQVGQTGKIVAPSLYIAVGISGAIQHLAGMKDSKTIVAINKDPEAPIFSVADYGIVGDLFEIVPQLVNELG; encoded by the coding sequence ATGGTCGCACTCGTCATCGCAGAACACGACAACGCCAGCCTGAAAGGCAGCACCCACCACACCGTCACCGCGGCTGCGCAAGCCGGCGGTGAAGTCCACGTCCTGGTCGCCGGCGCCAACGCCGGTGCCGCGGCGGAGCAGGCCGCGCAGATCGCCGGCGTCACGAAAGTGCTGGTCGCCGACGCGCCGCACTTCGCCGACGGCCTGGCCGAGAACGTCGCCGAGCAGATCCTGGCGCTCGCCGGTTCGTATTCGCATATCCTGGCGCCAGCCACCGCCTACGGCAAGAACATCCTGCCGCGCGTAGCCGCCAAGCTGGATGTCGCGCAGATCTCCGAGATCACCAAGGTCGACTCGCCCGACACGTTCGAGCGCCCGATCTACGCTGGTAACGCCATCGCCACCGTGCAGTCGTCCGACAAGGTGAAAGTCATCACCGTCCGTACCACCGGCTTCGACGCCGCCGCCGCTAGCGGCGGTTCGGCCGCCGTCGAAAACGTCAGCGCTGTCGGCGACGTCGGCAAGTCCTCCTTCGTGGGCCGCGAACTGGCCAAGTCGGACCGTCCGGAACTGACCGCCGCCAAGATCATCGTCTCCGGTGGCCGTGGTATCGGCTCGGCCGACAACTTCAAGCTGCTCGAACCGCTGGCCGACAAGCTGGGCGCGGCCATGGGCGCCTCGCGCGCCGCCGTCGATGCCGGCTTCGTGCCGAACGACTGGCAGGTCGGCCAGACCGGCAAGATCGTCGCGCCATCGCTGTACATCGCCGTCGGTATCTCCGGCGCGATCCAGCACTTGGCCGGCATGAAGGATTCGAAGACGATCGTCGCCATCAACAAGGACCCGGAAGCGCCGATCTTCTCGGTGGCGGACTACGGCATCGTGGGCGACCTGTTCGAGATCGTGCCGCAGCTGGTCAACGAACTGGGTTAA
- a CDS encoding acyl-CoA dehydrogenase encodes MSYNAPLKDMLFVMNELANLQAVSALPGCEDATAETAEAVLEENAKFVSGVIAPLNHPGDKEPSFWHDGQVTTSKGFKEAFRQFAEAGWQGLQHPQEFGGQGLPKLVGTPCVEMLQGANMSYGLVALLSDGAIEALLTAGSDEQKATYLEPLVTGKWTGTMNLTEPQAGSDLAAVRTRAVPQGDGTYKIFGTKIFITWGEHDMTENIVHLVLARTPDAPAGVKGISLFIVPKFLVNADGSLGERNDAHCVSIEHKLGIKASPTAVLQFGDNGGAIGTLVGEENRGLEYMFIMMNAARFGVGIQGIGLAERAYQQAVAFAKDRVQSRDLAGSAGPVSIIHHPDVRRMLMSMRAQTEAARALAYVGAGFSDIAHYHPDADERAAHMAIYEYLVPVIKGWSTEMSENVTRDGVQVHGGMGFIEETGAAQHYRDAKILPIYEGTTAIQANDLVGRKTVRDGGKVAQHLIAQVRATATQLGELAGAEHGEHFAAIRAQLEQGASDLEAVVAFVLANVKSDVKAVFAGSVPYLKLAGIVLGGWQMGRAAIAAQKKLAEGAGDASFYQAKIVTARFFADHILTQSAGLKSAIVDGHAGVLALAEDQF; translated from the coding sequence ATGAGCTATAACGCCCCACTGAAGGACATGCTGTTCGTGATGAACGAGCTGGCCAACCTGCAAGCCGTCAGCGCGCTGCCGGGCTGCGAGGACGCGACCGCGGAAACCGCCGAAGCGGTGCTGGAAGAGAACGCGAAATTCGTCAGCGGCGTGATCGCCCCGCTGAACCATCCGGGCGACAAGGAGCCGAGCTTCTGGCATGACGGCCAGGTCACCACCAGCAAAGGCTTCAAGGAAGCCTTCCGCCAGTTCGCCGAAGCGGGCTGGCAGGGCCTGCAGCACCCGCAGGAGTTCGGCGGCCAGGGCCTGCCGAAGCTGGTCGGCACCCCATGCGTGGAGATGCTGCAGGGCGCGAACATGTCGTATGGCCTGGTTGCGCTGCTGTCGGACGGCGCCATCGAAGCGCTGCTGACGGCCGGCAGCGACGAGCAGAAGGCCACTTACCTGGAGCCGCTCGTCACCGGCAAGTGGACCGGCACGATGAACCTGACGGAGCCGCAGGCCGGCTCCGATCTGGCCGCCGTGCGCACGCGCGCGGTGCCGCAGGGCGACGGCACCTACAAGATCTTCGGCACCAAGATCTTCATCACGTGGGGCGAGCACGACATGACGGAGAACATCGTCCACCTGGTACTGGCGCGCACGCCGGACGCGCCGGCGGGCGTGAAGGGCATCTCGCTGTTCATCGTGCCGAAGTTCCTGGTCAACGCGGACGGCTCGCTGGGTGAGCGCAACGACGCGCACTGCGTGTCGATCGAGCACAAGCTGGGCATCAAGGCCAGCCCGACGGCCGTGCTGCAGTTCGGCGACAACGGCGGCGCCATCGGCACGCTGGTGGGCGAGGAAAACCGCGGCCTGGAATACATGTTCATCATGATGAACGCGGCCCGCTTCGGCGTCGGTATCCAGGGCATCGGCCTGGCCGAACGCGCCTACCAGCAGGCCGTGGCCTTCGCCAAGGACCGGGTGCAGTCGCGCGACCTGGCGGGATCCGCCGGCCCGGTCTCGATCATCCACCATCCGGACGTGCGCCGCATGCTGATGTCGATGCGCGCCCAGACCGAGGCCGCGCGCGCGCTGGCCTACGTGGGCGCGGGCTTCTCCGACATCGCCCACTACCATCCGGACGCTGACGAGCGCGCCGCCCACATGGCCATCTACGAATACCTGGTCCCGGTCATCAAGGGCTGGTCGACCGAGATGAGCGAGAACGTCACGCGTGATGGCGTGCAGGTGCACGGTGGCATGGGCTTCATCGAGGAGACGGGCGCCGCCCAGCACTACCGCGACGCCAAGATCCTGCCGATCTACGAAGGCACCACGGCGATCCAGGCCAATGACCTGGTGGGCCGCAAGACGGTGCGCGACGGCGGCAAGGTGGCACAGCACCTGATCGCGCAGGTGCGCGCGACGGCCACGCAGCTGGGCGAACTGGCGGGCGCCGAGCACGGTGAGCACTTTGCCGCCATCCGCGCGCAGCTGGAGCAGGGCGCATCCGACCTGGAAGCGGTGGTCGCGTTCGTGCTGGCCAATGTCAAGAGCGACGTCAAGGCCGTGTTCGCGGGCAGCGTGCCGTACCTGAAGCTGGCTGGCATCGTGCTGGGCGGCTGGCAGATGGGCCGCGCCGCGATCGCCGCGCAGAAGAAGCTGGCCGAAGGCGCGGGTGATGCGTCGTTCTACCAAGCAAAGATCGTCACGGCGCGCTTCTTTGCCGACCACATCTTGACCCAGTCGGCTGGCTTGAAGAGCGCGATCGTCGACGGTCATGCGGGTGTGCTGGCGTTGGCCGAAGATCAGTTCTGA
- a CDS encoding HD-GYP domain-containing protein, with protein MLKKITLAQARLGMYVHKIEGSWLNSPFWQSSFEIDSAEVLATMRSTGIKSLWIDTGRGLDIAAPPAAAAPVAPTAPPPFAFARVERATTREEMARAGKVIARAKGAVMTMFNEARMGRLGDLTAATDLVDDVAASVMRNQGALINLVRLKQADDYTYLHSVAVCAMMIALARQLGLPDQEVRDCGMAGLLHDLGKVAIPPEILNKPGKLTDEEFQQVKRHPVAGFEALAGWQDVPDIARDVCLHHHERFDGKGYPHGLKGEQISRHARMGAVCDVYDAITSNRPYKEGWCPAESLRRMAEWTKEGHFDPVLFAAFVKCMGIYPVGTLLRLKSSRLGVVVDNSKSLLKPIVKVFFSARSMGYIPPEEVDLSLPGLTEAIAAREEASTWGFGDISRYWANA; from the coding sequence ATGCTGAAGAAAATCACATTGGCCCAGGCCCGCCTGGGCATGTACGTCCACAAGATCGAAGGGTCGTGGCTGAATTCGCCCTTCTGGCAGAGTTCCTTCGAGATCGACAGCGCCGAGGTGCTGGCGACGATGCGCTCCACGGGCATCAAGAGCCTGTGGATCGACACCGGGCGTGGACTCGACATCGCTGCACCGCCCGCCGCCGCGGCCCCGGTCGCGCCCACCGCACCGCCACCATTCGCATTCGCGCGGGTGGAGCGCGCCACCACGCGCGAGGAAATGGCACGGGCCGGCAAGGTCATCGCGCGGGCCAAGGGTGCCGTCATGACGATGTTCAACGAAGCGCGCATGGGCCGCCTGGGCGACCTGACGGCGGCCACCGATTTGGTGGACGACGTGGCGGCCTCCGTCATGCGCAACCAGGGCGCGCTGATCAACCTGGTGCGCCTGAAGCAGGCCGACGACTACACCTACCTGCATTCGGTGGCCGTGTGCGCGATGATGATCGCGCTGGCGCGCCAGCTGGGATTGCCGGATCAGGAAGTGCGCGACTGCGGCATGGCGGGGCTGCTGCACGACTTGGGCAAGGTCGCCATCCCGCCTGAGATCCTGAACAAGCCGGGCAAGCTGACGGACGAGGAATTCCAGCAGGTCAAGCGCCATCCGGTCGCCGGTTTCGAGGCGCTGGCGGGCTGGCAGGACGTGCCGGACATCGCCCGCGACGTCTGCCTGCACCACCACGAGCGCTTCGACGGCAAGGGCTATCCGCACGGGCTGAAGGGGGAGCAGATCAGCCGCCACGCGCGCATGGGCGCCGTGTGCGACGTGTACGACGCGATCACGTCGAACCGGCCCTACAAGGAAGGCTGGTGCCCGGCCGAGTCGCTGCGGCGCATGGCCGAGTGGACCAAGGAGGGGCACTTCGACCCGGTGCTGTTCGCCGCCTTCGTCAAGTGCATGGGCATCTACCCAGTGGGCACCTTGCTGCGCCTGAAGTCGAGCCGGCTGGGTGTCGTGGTCGACAACAGCAAGTCGCTGCTGAAGCCCATCGTCAAGGTGTTTTTCTCGGCCAGGTCGATGGGCTATATTCCACCGGAGGAGGTGGACCTGTCCTTACCCGGCCTGACCGAAGCCATCGCGGCGCGCGAGGAGGCGAGCACGTGGGGCTTCGGCGACATCAGCCGCTACTGGGCCAACGCCTGA
- a CDS encoding glycine zipper 2TM domain-containing protein, which yields MKNIQAALLAFALSASAAGAQADPHHNKHRVCDSCGKVTSVYVTEKHGDGGATGVIVGGLAGGLLGNQVGSGTGKSLATVAGAVGGAYAGKHIEGRMNKVRTWNVKVRFDNGKTGVYHFRDNPHMANGDRVRRTDGTIVRS from the coding sequence ATGAAGAACATCCAAGCCGCCCTCCTCGCCTTCGCCCTGAGCGCCAGCGCGGCCGGCGCGCAAGCCGACCCGCACCACAACAAGCATCGCGTGTGCGACAGCTGCGGCAAGGTCACCAGCGTCTACGTCACGGAGAAGCATGGCGACGGCGGCGCCACCGGCGTCATCGTCGGCGGCCTGGCCGGCGGCCTGCTGGGCAACCAGGTCGGCAGCGGTACCGGCAAATCGCTGGCGACCGTGGCCGGCGCCGTGGGCGGCGCGTATGCGGGCAAGCATATCGAGGGGCGCATGAACAAGGTGCGCACCTGGAACGTCAAGGTACGCTTCGACAACGGCAAGACGGGCGTCTATCACTTCCGCGACAACCCGCACATGGCGAACGGCGACCGCGTGCGCCGCACCGACGGCACCATCGTCCGTTCCTGA